Proteins found in one Hippopotamus amphibius kiboko isolate mHipAmp2 chromosome 12, mHipAmp2.hap2, whole genome shotgun sequence genomic segment:
- the LOC130834115 gene encoding olfactory receptor 6C2-like: protein MRNRTSLPTFILLGLTDDPQMQVLIFVFLFVSYTLSVAGNLTIIILTLVDFRLKTAMYFFLKNFSFLETLFTTVCIPRFLYSLSTGDKTISYNACVSQLFFVFLFGTTEFFLLAIMSYDRYVAICKPLHYATIMSSRVCGWLVLCCWIAGWLVIFPPLCLGLNLEFCDYSIIDHFFCDASPVLKISCSDTWFIEQMVVALAVLTEVGTFLCVVMSYTYIIKTIIKFPSAQQKMKAFSTCSSHMIVVSISYGSCIFVYVKPSAKDEVTINKCVSVLTTSVAPMLNPFIYTLRNKQVKQAFTDLIKRIPLISKKKRHVDTHHKI, encoded by the coding sequence ATGAGAAACCGTACATCATTACCTACATTCATACTCCTGGGACTGACAGATGATCCtcaaatgcaggttctgatttttgtatttctgtttgtcTCCTACACATTGAGTGTAGCTGGGAACCTGACCATCATTATACTCACTTTAGTAGATTTTCGCCTTAAGACtgccatgtactttttcctcaaAAACTTCTCCTTTTTAGAAACCTTATTCACCACGGTCTGCATTCCCAGATTCTTATACAGCTTATCCACTGGGGACAAGACTATTTCCTACAATGCTTGTGTTAGTCAACtattttttgtcttcctttttggaACAACAGAATTTTTTCTCCTGGCCATCATGTCctatgaccgctacgtggccatctgcaaacccttACATTATGCAACCATCATGAGCAGCAGAGTGTGTGGATGGCTTGTTCTCTGCTGTTGGATAGCAGGTTGGCTGGTCATATTTCCACCACTTTGCCTGGGCTTAAACCTGGAATTCTGCGACTATAGTATCATTGACCATTTTTTCTGTGATGCTTCTCCTGTGCTGAAGATCTCTTGTTCAGACACATGGTTCATAGAACAGATGGTGGTTGCCCTTGCTGTGCTGACCGAGGTCGGGACATTTCTGTGTGTAGTTATGTCCTATACGTACATCATCAAGACCATCATAAAGTTCCCTTCGGCCCAGCAAAAGATGAAGGCCTTTTCTACCTGCTCTTCTCACATGATTGTGGTTTCGATCAGCTATGGCAGTTGTATCTTTGTCTACGTCAAACCTTCAGCAAAGGATGAAGTGACAATTAATAAGTGTGTGTCAGTGCTTACTACGTCAGTTGCCCCCATGTTAAACCCATTTATTTATACCCTGAGGAACAAGCAAGTGAAGCAAGCTTTTACAGACTTAATCAAAAGAATTCCATtgatatcaaagaagaaaaggcaCGTTGACACTcaccataaaatataa